From Mytilus edulis chromosome 9, xbMytEdul2.2, whole genome shotgun sequence, the proteins below share one genomic window:
- the LOC139490336 gene encoding GTPase IMAP family member 4-like — MDVPTKREITIMLLGHTGAGKSRTANNLLGDKVFKVGPGGTPITEKSRSQAVERFDYRLHVIDTPGVWGEKVETEKLLIEIKKGLEIANEGVNVFLLVIEMGRAVDVHKIALRYQCLFGKEMFKYAIILFTNLDVWRERFKDDNGIDPDEHQYIKSLPEDVKSLLEDCGGRYVLFENKCTGDEMEKQLKNLMKKITERIAISTDKAYTEDMCERIDQTKEEPLRQGWKIPVVIVAGISAIAGFIIKKCL, encoded by the exons ATG GATGTTCCGACAAAACGAGAGATAACGATAATGCTTTTGGGCCATACTGGTGCTGGTAAAAGTCGGACAGCAAATAATTTACTCGGTGATAAAGTATTCAAAGTTGGTCCCGGCGGTACACCAATTACTGAAAAAAGCAGATCTCAAGCAGTGGAACGGTTTGACTATCGGCTCCACGTAATAGACACCCCTGGAGTTTGGGGAGAAAAAGTCGAAACTGAAAAGTTATTAATTGAAATAAAGAAGGGGCTGGAAATAGCAAATGAAGGTGTAAATGTTTTCCTTCTGGTCATTGAAATGGGTCGCGCCGTAGATGTCCATAAAATAGCTCTTCGATACCAGTGTTTGTTCGGAAAAGAAATGTTCAAGTATGCTATCATCCTCTTCACTAATTTAGATGTTTGGAGGGAAAGGTTTAAAGATGATAACGGTATAGACCCAGATGAACATCAATACATTAAAAGCTTACCAGAGGATGTTAAAAGTTTACTTGAAGATTGTGGAGGCagatatgttttatttgaaaataaatgcacAGGGGATGAAAtggaaaaacagttaaaaaatctgatgaaaaaaataacagaacGGATTGCAATCAGCACAGATAAAGCCTATACGGAAGACATGTGTGAGAGAATTGATCAGACAAAAGAAGAGCCTCTCAGACAAGGTTGGAAAATACCTGTTGTGATTGTTGCAGGAATAAGCGCTATTGCAGGATTCATTATAAAGAAATGTCTATAA